The following coding sequences lie in one Polynucleobacter sp. HIN7 genomic window:
- a CDS encoding VOC family protein, whose amino-acid sequence MSRPFNILGVQQIAIGGTDKQKLKALWVDLLGLQYKDTFVSERENVDEDICTIGRGPHEVEIDLMQPFDIDKKPAVHQTPLNHIGLWVDDLPKAVEWLTQQGLRFAPGGIRKGAAGHDIIFVHPKANEEFMFSGEGVLIELVQAPPDVIAALA is encoded by the coding sequence ATGAGTCGACCATTCAATATTCTGGGAGTTCAACAAATTGCCATTGGTGGCACCGATAAGCAAAAGCTTAAAGCGCTGTGGGTTGATCTTCTTGGGCTGCAATACAAAGATACCTTCGTATCCGAGCGCGAGAACGTCGATGAAGATATTTGCACCATCGGTCGCGGCCCGCACGAGGTTGAAATTGATTTGATGCAACCATTCGATATCGATAAAAAGCCAGCTGTGCATCAAACCCCACTCAATCACATTGGTCTGTGGGTTGATGATTTGCCCAAGGCGGTGGAGTGGTTGACGCAACAGGGTCTGCGATTTGCCCCCGGCGGGATTCGGAAGGGGGCAGCAGGTCACGACATCATTTTTGTTCATCCCAAAGCGAACGAGGAGTTCATGTTCTCGGGCGAAGGGGTTTTAATTGAACTTGTTCAGGCGCCACCCGATGTAATTGCCGCATTGGCATAA
- the aceB gene encoding malate synthase A produces the protein MSGAPTIESSGIELKAKLNPDFASVVSPEALEFVAKLHRAFEPRRQELLKKRVELAKKLDAGQTLDFLPETKSIREGDWKIAPVPKALETRRVELTGPVDAKMVINALNSGADSYMADFEDSNSPYWENIVQGHVNLKKAVRRDIELNLFGKEYKLNEKTATLIVRPRGWHLDEKHVLVDGQRVSGGIFDFAIFTFNSGKYLEARGLGPFFYLPKIESHLEARLWNDIFTMAEKELGMKHGSIKATVLVETINATFEMDEILYELRDHSSGLNAGRWDYIFSAIKKFKLDKNFCLADRVKVTMTSPFMRAYALFLLKTCHKRGAPAMGGMSAFIPIKNDPEKNAIALAAVSTDKRREATDGYDGSWVAHPGLVELCMNEFKAVLGDKPNQFDRQREDVQVTAADLLNFAPEGPITEAGLRYNINVGIHYMGAWLAGNGCVPIHNLMEDAATAEISRSQVWQWIRSPKGVLDDGRKVTIELVRQLIGEELTKVKDSGAVGQFDRAAKIFEDLVANDDFVEFLTLPLYEEF, from the coding sequence ATGTCTGGCGCCCCAACCATCGAATCCAGTGGCATTGAGCTCAAAGCCAAACTCAATCCGGATTTTGCAAGCGTTGTTTCCCCTGAGGCTCTCGAGTTCGTTGCTAAATTGCATCGCGCCTTCGAGCCACGCCGTCAGGAACTCCTCAAAAAACGGGTTGAACTAGCCAAAAAATTGGACGCCGGTCAAACGCTTGATTTCTTACCAGAAACGAAATCCATTCGTGAGGGTGATTGGAAAATTGCTCCAGTACCCAAAGCACTGGAAACTCGCCGCGTGGAGCTTACTGGTCCAGTCGATGCCAAGATGGTGATTAATGCGCTGAACTCTGGTGCAGATTCGTACATGGCGGACTTTGAGGATTCCAATAGCCCCTATTGGGAAAACATTGTGCAAGGGCATGTCAATTTAAAGAAAGCCGTACGCCGTGATATTGAGCTCAATCTCTTTGGTAAGGAATACAAGCTCAATGAAAAAACCGCGACCTTAATTGTTCGTCCTCGCGGTTGGCATCTCGATGAGAAACATGTCTTGGTTGATGGTCAGCGTGTCTCAGGCGGTATTTTTGACTTCGCCATCTTCACCTTTAATAGTGGTAAGTATCTCGAAGCGAGAGGCTTAGGCCCATTTTTCTATTTGCCAAAGATTGAGAGCCATCTAGAGGCTCGCTTATGGAATGACATCTTTACTATGGCTGAGAAAGAGCTGGGCATGAAGCACGGCAGCATTAAAGCAACGGTGTTGGTTGAAACCATCAATGCCACCTTTGAGATGGATGAGATCCTCTATGAGTTGCGTGACCATAGTTCGGGATTAAATGCTGGTCGTTGGGATTACATCTTTTCCGCGATTAAGAAATTTAAGCTCGATAAAAACTTCTGTTTGGCCGATCGTGTGAAGGTGACCATGACCTCACCCTTTATGCGCGCCTATGCACTCTTTCTTTTAAAGACCTGCCATAAGCGCGGCGCCCCAGCAATGGGTGGAATGAGCGCTTTCATTCCCATTAAGAATGATCCTGAGAAGAATGCGATTGCGCTCGCAGCTGTATCAACGGATAAGCGTCGTGAAGCCACCGATGGCTACGATGGTAGTTGGGTTGCCCATCCAGGTTTGGTTGAGTTGTGCATGAATGAGTTCAAAGCCGTATTGGGTGACAAACCCAATCAATTTGATCGTCAACGCGAGGACGTTCAGGTCACCGCTGCGGATTTACTCAACTTTGCTCCAGAGGGACCAATCACCGAAGCGGGGCTGCGTTACAACATTAACGTCGGTATCCATTACATGGGTGCTTGGCTTGCTGGTAACGGTTGTGTGCCCATCCATAACCTGATGGAAGATGCCGCTACTGCTGAGATCAGCCGCTCACAAGTATGGCAATGGATTCGGTCGCCCAAAGGAGTTCTCGACGACGGTCGTAAAGTCACCATTGAGCTAGTGCGTCAACTGATTGGTGAAGAGCTCACGAAGGTCAAAGACTCCGGTGCTGTTGGACAGTTTGATCGTGCCGCTAAGATCTTTGAGGACTTGGTTGCCAATGATGATTTTGTGGAGTTCTTAACCTTGCCGCTGTACGAAGAGTTTTAA
- the tsaB gene encoding tRNA (adenosine(37)-N6)-threonylcarbamoyltransferase complex dimerization subunit type 1 TsaB, with translation MRILAIDTSTSWCSVALCFDDKPILYRHELLGSKASQHLLPWCSELLQQCGARFSDLDALAVGVGPGAFTGVRLSVAVAQGLSVGSQLPVIPVASLDAMASQFAQHHQMPQNTTFTIALDARMGEVYWARYQIEASQPKPIHPIQLTAPEYIEDNHQDLIAGNALAEYADDFKDHFVGRQIDSQLVPNALSILDLAQVRYQADQTISVEQLEPLYIRNKVALTTQERHDAASRTPTGHLLG, from the coding sequence ATGCGCATCTTGGCCATCGACACTTCGACCTCGTGGTGTTCGGTGGCCTTATGTTTTGATGACAAACCGATTCTGTATCGGCATGAGCTACTTGGATCAAAAGCGAGTCAGCATCTCTTGCCATGGTGCAGCGAGCTACTACAGCAGTGTGGCGCACGTTTCTCCGATCTGGATGCCCTGGCGGTAGGTGTGGGCCCTGGAGCATTTACTGGAGTACGTCTCTCGGTTGCAGTTGCCCAGGGATTATCGGTTGGCTCGCAATTGCCAGTAATTCCGGTGGCCAGTCTTGATGCGATGGCATCGCAGTTTGCGCAACACCATCAAATGCCTCAAAACACGACATTCACCATTGCTCTGGATGCCCGTATGGGTGAAGTGTATTGGGCTCGCTATCAAATAGAAGCCTCACAGCCTAAACCGATTCATCCAATACAACTAACTGCCCCAGAGTATATTGAGGATAACCATCAAGATTTAATTGCCGGTAATGCCCTTGCTGAGTATGCCGATGATTTCAAGGATCATTTTGTAGGTCGACAGATTGATTCGCAGCTAGTGCCCAATGCACTTAGCATCTTGGATCTCGCGCAAGTGCGTTATCAAGCGGACCAAACGATTTCGGTTGAGCAGCTTGAGCCCCTCTATATTCGTAATAAAGTGGCTCTCACTACCCAAGAACGTCACGATGCAGCAAGCCGCACCCCAACCGGTCATTTGCTTGGCTGA
- the rimI gene encoding ribosomal protein S18-alanine N-acetyltransferase: MQQAAPQPVICLAELVLELMTESDLDAVMAIEAISHQHPWSRKNFSDSIEAGHWAYCLREVDDPDKRIWAYCILLPAVDDLHLLNITVDTDLRKQGVGLRLMSAIQMIASNLSIPRILLEVRPSNCAAIALYEKAGYEELARRKAYYPVESSSSTREDAIVMTKAIDCPAKPYEH; the protein is encoded by the coding sequence ATGCAGCAAGCCGCACCCCAACCGGTCATTTGCTTGGCTGAGCTGGTTCTGGAGCTGATGACCGAATCCGATCTGGATGCGGTCATGGCAATTGAAGCAATTTCGCATCAGCACCCATGGTCGCGCAAAAACTTTAGCGATTCGATCGAAGCGGGCCATTGGGCATATTGCCTGCGCGAGGTAGACGATCCTGACAAGCGCATTTGGGCCTATTGCATCTTGCTACCCGCAGTCGATGATCTCCATCTTCTTAATATTACGGTGGATACGGATCTGCGCAAACAGGGTGTGGGTCTGCGCCTCATGAGTGCTATCCAAATGATTGCATCTAATTTATCAATCCCGCGGATTTTGCTTGAGGTTCGTCCCAGTAATTGTGCTGCAATCGCACTGTATGAGAAGGCAGGGTATGAAGAGTTAGCGCGGCGCAAAGCCTATTACCCAGTAGAATCTTCTTCTAGTACGCGTGAAGACGCGATTGTGATGACCAAAGCCATCGATTGCCCTGCAAAACCCTATGAACATTGA
- a CDS encoding DNA polymerase III subunit psi, with amino-acid sequence MNIDDRSRYLKEMGITEWSLRSAAEVSPPSMSPNAEPHQAISNLEPKVYWLFYGQAPGGDQERLFQNIILALGLLPKEWEWRSPTDTQAPNTHLPCVAFAFGEQAAQTLSGEQEPLAHLRDVVLEIAGQDIPLIASVDLAHCLNRPKDKALLWQDLLLARSVLQSL; translated from the coding sequence ATGAACATTGACGATCGCTCACGTTACTTAAAAGAAATGGGCATTACCGAGTGGTCTTTGCGTTCTGCTGCGGAAGTCTCTCCACCCAGCATGTCTCCGAATGCTGAGCCTCATCAGGCCATCTCCAATTTGGAGCCTAAGGTGTATTGGCTGTTTTATGGTCAAGCGCCCGGTGGTGATCAAGAACGCTTATTCCAGAACATCATTTTGGCCCTCGGGCTCTTACCCAAAGAATGGGAATGGCGTTCACCGACCGATACGCAAGCACCGAATACGCATTTGCCATGTGTGGCATTTGCCTTCGGTGAGCAAGCAGCACAGACCTTAAGTGGAGAGCAAGAGCCACTCGCGCACTTGCGGGATGTGGTCCTAGAGATTGCTGGTCAAGACATTCCTTTGATCGCCAGCGTTGATCTGGCGCACTGCCTCAACCGACCGAAGGACAAAGCGCTCTTGTGGCAAGATCTATTGCTAGCCCGCTCTGTATTGCAATCGCTCTAA
- the lplT gene encoding lysophospholipid transporter LplT has translation MKPGFYTIMAAQFFSSLADNALLIAAIALLAQLAAPAWMTPLLKLFFVLSYVLLAAFVAAFADSRPKGQVMFITNTIKIIGCAAMLFGAHPLASYAIVGLGAAAYSPAKYGILTELLPPEKLVAANGWIEGLTVGSIIAGTVLGGVLISTKVSASLMSFDLPLFNTGVDSPAESAISIIMFIYLIAALFNLKIPDTGARYPEQRLDPIQLTKDFFVGFHILWRDRLGQISLAVTTLFWGAGATLQFIVLKWAETALNMNLSQGAILQAVSAIGVAGGAVWAASRIPLKSALNVLPYGVVMGLLVCIMAIYHIEYIPSIVLFKIGALEVNFNLLPAYILLITVGWLAGYFVVPMNALLQHRGHVLLSAGHSIAVQNFNENLSVLMMLMLYALLIWLDVPVPIVITGFGLGVALTMWLVIKKHQANQAEYDSLHLIGEAKH, from the coding sequence ATGAAACCAGGTTTTTACACCATTATGGCGGCGCAATTTTTTTCGTCGCTCGCCGATAACGCCCTGCTAATTGCGGCCATTGCCCTCTTAGCCCAACTCGCTGCCCCGGCGTGGATGACCCCGCTTCTCAAACTGTTCTTTGTGCTCTCCTATGTATTATTGGCTGCCTTTGTTGCTGCCTTTGCTGATTCCAGGCCCAAAGGTCAGGTGATGTTCATTACCAATACGATCAAAATTATTGGTTGTGCCGCGATGCTTTTTGGCGCTCACCCGTTAGCTTCATATGCGATTGTGGGTCTTGGAGCAGCTGCGTATTCACCAGCAAAATATGGCATTTTGACCGAGCTGCTCCCCCCTGAAAAACTCGTGGCCGCCAATGGCTGGATCGAGGGTTTGACCGTGGGCTCGATTATTGCGGGTACCGTCTTGGGTGGTGTGTTGATTAGCACCAAAGTTTCAGCTTCCCTCATGAGTTTTGATTTGCCTTTGTTTAACACGGGTGTTGATAGCCCTGCTGAATCCGCGATCTCGATCATTATGTTTATTTACCTGATCGCTGCCCTCTTTAACTTAAAGATTCCGGATACGGGAGCACGCTACCCAGAGCAGCGCTTAGACCCTATTCAATTGACCAAAGATTTTTTTGTCGGTTTTCATATTTTGTGGCGCGATCGCTTGGGCCAAATCTCTCTGGCAGTTACCACTCTTTTCTGGGGTGCGGGTGCAACCTTACAGTTCATCGTGCTGAAGTGGGCTGAGACCGCGCTGAATATGAACCTCTCGCAAGGGGCTATTTTGCAAGCAGTTTCTGCCATTGGTGTCGCCGGGGGTGCGGTTTGGGCAGCCTCACGTATTCCATTAAAGTCCGCTTTAAATGTCTTGCCATATGGCGTCGTAATGGGCCTGCTGGTATGCATCATGGCCATCTACCATATTGAATACATCCCATCAATCGTGCTCTTTAAGATTGGCGCCTTGGAAGTCAACTTTAATCTTCTACCTGCTTATATCCTTCTGATCACCGTAGGCTGGTTAGCAGGTTACTTCGTTGTTCCAATGAATGCCCTCTTACAACACCGTGGTCACGTCCTACTTTCTGCAGGTCACTCTATTGCTGTTCAGAACTTCAATGAGAACCTCTCGGTTCTAATGATGCTCATGCTCTATGCCCTGCTGATTTGGTTAGACGTTCCAGTACCCATCGTGATTACCGGCTTTGGTTTAGGCGTTGCCCTCACCATGTGGCTTGTGATTAAGAAGCATCAAGCCAACCAAGCCGAGTATGACTCGCTGCATCTGATTGGTGAAGCTAAACACTAA